The DNA region TGCGCCTGTGCGCGCTGGCGGAGAGCCTCGGCGGCGTCGAGACGCTCATCTCGCACTCGGCGAGCATGACGCACGCCTCGGTCCCCGTGGACGAGAGGCGCCGCATCGGAGTCACGGACGGCCTCGTGAGGATCTCGGTGGGGATCGAGGACGCGGAGGACCTCATCGAGGACCTTTCGAGAGGGCTGGCGGCGATCGGCAAGACGGCCGTGGCTACGGGGTCCGCCCCTTCACGGAGGTCATGATCCAGTCGAGCACCTTCTCGTCGCCGGCGGCCACCGGAAGGGCGAGGATCTCGGGCAGCTCGTACGTGTGCTGCTCGCGGATCAGGTCGCGCACCTCGTTGAACAGGTGCGCCGACGTCTTGATCATCAGGATCATCTCCTTGTCGTCGCAGACCTTGTCCTTCCAGCGGTAGATCGACCGGACGGAGGAGATCACGTTGACGCACGCCGCGAGCCGCCCCTCGACGAGACCGGAGGCGATCTTGAGCGCGAGATCTTCGCTGTCGACGGTGGTGAGGATGACGATCTTGTCGGTCACTTTGAGGGGATCCTGTGCGAGCACGTGATGGAGCAGCGGAAGGAATTATAGAGACGCCCTCGGACCGCCGTCAAGGAACGGCCCGTTGAGCGCGATCGCCTTCGGCACCTCCGGATGGCGCGGCATCATCGCCGACGCCTTCACCTTCCCCCGCGTGCGGCTCGTCGCGAAGGCCCTAGCGGATCATCTGAAGTCGAGGGGGACGTCGCGCCTCGGGATCTGCGCCGGATACGACCCGAGGTTCCTCTCGGAGCACTTCGCCGCCGAGGCGGCGAAGACGGTCGCCGCCGAGGGGATCGCCGTCCAGCTCGCCACGTCGCACGTCCCGACGCCGGCCATCTCGCACGCCATCCGGGCGCGGGGCCTCGCGGGCTCGATCAACATCACGGCGAGCCACAACCCGGCGTCGTGGAGCGGGTTCAAGGTCAACAACGAGAAGGGGGCGCCGTCCCCTCCCGAGATGACGAAGGACCTCGAGGCGCGGATCGCGGGCCTCTTGAAGTCTCCCGGCGAGGCGCACTTCGCGACGGAGCGGGTTCCCGTGCACCACGGCGCCGCCGCCCCCGCGGGGGTCGACGAGAGCTTCCGCGAGCCCTACCTCGACGCCCTGGCGAAGATCGTGCGGTTCGACGAGATCCGGAAGTCGCGCGCCGCCGTCGCCGTCGATCCTCTGTGGGGGGCCGGGCGGGGGTTCCTCGCCGAGGCGCTGAGGCGCCACGGCGTGAAGGTCGTCTCGATCCACGAGGAGCGCGACGTGACCTTCGGGAACCTCGGCCCCGACCCGTCGCCGAAGAACCTCGGGGCGCTCGCAGCGCTCGTCGCGCGCGGGGAGGCGTCGATCGGCATCGCGACCGACGGCGACGCCGATCGGTTCGGCGTCGTCGACTCGGACGGCTCTTTCGTCACCCCCAACACGGTCCTCGCGCTTCTCGCCGATTACCTCGCGGAGTCCCGCGGCTGGCGGCACGGCCTCGCCCGCACGTACGCGACGACCCGGCTGATCGACGCCGTGGCCTCTCACTACGGGATGCCGCTCCACCAGACGGGCGTCGGGTTCAAGTATCTCGGCGAGCTGCTCCTCGACGGCAAGGCGTACCTCGCCGGCGAGGAGAGCGCCGGGATGTCGGTGGTAGGGCACGTCCCCGAGAAGGACGGCCTCCTGGCGGGGCTCCTCGCCGCCGAGATGACGGCCGTCCGCGGGAAGAGCCTGAGGGCGCAGCGCGACGATCTCTTTGCGAAGGTCGGCGCGTACCACAGCGCCCGGGAGGACACGCCCGTGAGCGCCGATCAGGTCACGCGGCTCCGCGAGCGGATGAGCCGCCCCCCCGACACCGTGGGATCGCGAAGCGTCTCGAAGGCGACGGTGCTCGACGGCCTCAGGCTCGACTTCGACGACGGCGCGTGGCTGCTCATGCGCCCCTCGGGGACGGAGCCCGTGGTGCGCTACTATGTCGAAGCCCGCACGCCGGCCGATCTCGCGCGCCTCGTCGAGGACGGGAAGAAGGCGCTCCTGGGCGGCTGAGGGACGCGAGGGAGAGACCTGGACGATGAGCGCGATCGAATCTGTCGTCGGAAGAGAGATCCTCGACTCGAGGGGAAACCCCACGGTCGAGGCCGAGGTCGTCCTCGAGAGCGGCGCCTCCGGGCGCGCGGCGGTCCCCTCCGGCGCCTCCACCGGGGAGCGCGAGGCGATCGAGCTGCGGGACGGCGACAAGGCCCGCTACCTCGGCAGGGGCGTCTCGAAGGCGGTGGCCCACGTGAACGGAACGGTTGCCGCGGCGCTCGAGGGGATCGAGGCGGCCGACCAGGCTTT from Acidobacteriota bacterium includes:
- a CDS encoding divalent-cation tolerance protein CutA, whose product is MTDKIVILTTVDSEDLALKIASGLVEGRLAACVNVISSVRSIYRWKDKVCDDKEMILMIKTSAHLFNEVRDLIREQHTYELPEILALPVAAGDEKVLDWIMTSVKGRTP
- a CDS encoding phosphoglucomutase/phosphomannomutase family protein, giving the protein MSAIAFGTSGWRGIIADAFTFPRVRLVAKALADHLKSRGTSRLGICAGYDPRFLSEHFAAEAAKTVAAEGIAVQLATSHVPTPAISHAIRARGLAGSINITASHNPASWSGFKVNNEKGAPSPPEMTKDLEARIAGLLKSPGEAHFATERVPVHHGAAAPAGVDESFREPYLDALAKIVRFDEIRKSRAAVAVDPLWGAGRGFLAEALRRHGVKVVSIHEERDVTFGNLGPDPSPKNLGALAALVARGEASIGIATDGDADRFGVVDSDGSFVTPNTVLALLADYLAESRGWRHGLARTYATTRLIDAVASHYGMPLHQTGVGFKYLGELLLDGKAYLAGEESAGMSVVGHVPEKDGLLAGLLAAEMTAVRGKSLRAQRDDLFAKVGAYHSAREDTPVSADQVTRLRERMSRPPDTVGSRSVSKATVLDGLRLDFDDGAWLLMRPSGTEPVVRYYVEARTPADLARLVEDGKKALLGG